In Desulfobulbaceae bacterium, one DNA window encodes the following:
- a CDS encoding Fur family transcriptional regulator translates to MSFLTPVSDLIKKVWHKEQPTPAPIVVEEHRHDREQFQTVLESFKASRIPERLAILDIFLEMELHMSISELFEMVRRKKPELDDRTFLQETMAMFCQYGFAQRLDFDNQESRFEHMHLGNHHDHFICTKCGLIQEFKDDVLETLQLKIAGSFNFHVLQHKTEIYGLCNRCLASREPTLPLHLAANGERVRIVKVIGSREVVSRLADMGLVVGASLDVISNHPTGPFVVIVNKTRLALGTGIPQQILVSHYCRHEGSS, encoded by the coding sequence ATGAGTTTTCTGACTCCAGTATCTGACCTGATCAAGAAGGTCTGGCATAAAGAGCAGCCCACGCCTGCTCCGATAGTAGTTGAAGAGCATCGGCACGACCGCGAGCAGTTTCAGACAGTGTTGGAATCGTTCAAGGCCTCGCGGATACCGGAGCGGTTGGCAATCCTCGATATATTCTTGGAAATGGAACTCCATATGAGTATTTCAGAACTCTTTGAGATGGTGCGCCGTAAGAAACCTGAGTTGGATGACCGGACCTTTCTTCAAGAAACCATGGCCATGTTTTGCCAATATGGTTTTGCGCAGAGGCTCGATTTCGACAATCAGGAGTCGCGCTTCGAGCACATGCACCTGGGGAATCATCATGACCATTTTATCTGTACCAAGTGTGGCTTGATTCAGGAGTTTAAAGATGATGTTCTGGAAACCTTGCAGTTGAAAATCGCTGGCTCATTTAATTTTCATGTTCTTCAGCACAAAACCGAGATTTATGGCCTATGTAATCGTTGTCTGGCCAGTCGTGAACCGACTTTGCCTCTGCATCTCGCAGCCAATGGGGAGCGGGTTCGCATCGTCAAGGTTATCGGAAGTCGTGAAGTTGTAAGTCGGCTGGCCGATATGGGGTTAGTTGTCGGCGCCTCCCTTGATGTCATTAGTAATCATCCAACGGGTCCCTTTGTCGTCATCGTTAATAAAACCCGGTTGGCGTTGGGCACCGGGATTCCCCAGCAGATCCTGGTTAGCCATTATTGTCGGCACGAAGGTTCGTCATGA
- a CDS encoding mannose-1-phosphate guanylyltransferase/mannose-6-phosphate isomerase, with the protein MAIIQPVILAGGTGSRLWPLSRELYPKQLLNLVGDHSLLQATLFRVMGLPGVAPPILVIGEEHRFIAKAQVDALGCNHEVSIILEPMGRNTGPAICAAAFYSQKIHDQPVVLLVLPADHLVRKSEAFAQAVVEAVSLAEAGRLVTFGVQPTSPETGYGYIRKGFGNSVLSFVEKPDLETAEAYLASGDYYWNSGMFAFMNETFIQQMNDHCPEICVNMEQAVANGVADSAFFRLEASSMASSPSDSIDYALMEKSDQVVVVPVDLGWSDIGSWQALWEVSDKDEKGNVASGDVILEGVENCLIRAGHSLVAAVGLTDTMVIETADAVLVAPMKRAQDVKKIVDRLKKDKRDHYKVHQTVFRPWGSYTILEEQENFKIKRITVLPKVKLSLQMHHHRSEHWVVVKGTARVTCGERVFLVMENQSTYIPCGETHRLENPGVIPLELIEVQNGSYLGEDDIVRFDDDFGRQG; encoded by the coding sequence ATGGCAATCATCCAGCCTGTTATCCTGGCCGGGGGTACTGGCTCCCGGCTCTGGCCCTTGTCTCGAGAGCTGTATCCTAAACAACTGTTGAATCTGGTTGGCGATCATTCGTTACTTCAGGCTACCCTTTTCAGGGTCATGGGGTTGCCCGGAGTGGCGCCTCCCATACTGGTTATTGGTGAGGAGCATCGTTTTATTGCCAAAGCCCAGGTTGATGCCCTTGGCTGTAATCACGAGGTTTCTATCATTCTTGAGCCAATGGGACGAAACACCGGTCCTGCCATCTGTGCTGCTGCTTTCTATAGTCAGAAGATTCATGATCAGCCGGTTGTTCTTCTCGTGCTGCCTGCTGATCATTTGGTTCGCAAGTCTGAGGCTTTTGCCCAGGCGGTGGTTGAAGCTGTCTCCCTTGCCGAAGCTGGGCGGTTGGTGACCTTTGGTGTGCAGCCTACGAGCCCGGAAACAGGCTATGGCTATATTCGTAAGGGTTTCGGGAATTCGGTCCTGTCCTTTGTCGAGAAGCCGGATTTGGAAACCGCCGAGGCGTATCTTGCTTCTGGGGATTATTACTGGAATTCCGGGATGTTTGCTTTTATGAACGAGACATTTATCCAGCAGATGAACGACCACTGTCCTGAGATCTGTGTCAATATGGAGCAGGCGGTGGCGAACGGGGTAGCCGATTCCGCCTTCTTCCGGCTGGAAGCGTCGAGTATGGCCTCCTCACCATCAGATTCTATCGATTATGCACTTATGGAAAAGTCAGACCAGGTGGTGGTGGTTCCTGTTGATCTGGGTTGGAGTGATATTGGTTCCTGGCAGGCCTTGTGGGAGGTCTCAGACAAGGATGAAAAAGGAAATGTGGCAAGCGGTGATGTTATCCTGGAGGGGGTCGAAAATTGTCTGATCCGCGCTGGACATAGTCTCGTGGCGGCGGTAGGTCTGACTGATACCATGGTCATTGAAACCGCTGACGCAGTGTTGGTGGCCCCTATGAAGCGAGCCCAGGATGTCAAGAAGATTGTCGACCGCCTGAAGAAGGACAAGCGTGACCATTATAAGGTTCACCAGACAGTATTTCGTCCTTGGGGCAGTTATACCATTCTCGAAGAGCAGGAGAATTTTAAGATTAAGCGGATTACCGTACTGCCAAAGGTCAAACTTTCTTTGCAAATGCACCATCATCGTTCGGAACACTGGGTGGTGGTTAAGGGAACGGCTCGGGTTACTTGCGGCGAGAGGGTGTTTCTGGTCATGGAGAATCAATCGACCTATATCCCCTGCGGTGAGACCCATCGTTTGGAAAATCCTGGTGTCATTCCTCTGGAGTTGATTGAGGTCCAGAACGGGAGTTATTTGGGGGAGGACGATATTGTCCGTTTCGATGATGATTTTGGCCGTCAGGGTTGA
- the ispH gene encoding 4-hydroxy-3-methylbut-2-enyl diphosphate reductase, producing the protein MKVVIAKKAGFCMGVRRAVDLTLDLVNKGESNISTFGPLIHNPQVLGVLQDKGVGILKHVPKAGAGTVIIRAHGVPPEQKERLKKSGLTVKDATCPRVLKVQAIINKHRKQGKTTVIVGDRNHAEVDGLMGYAGSDCHVISNDHEAESLVLTRPYIIVCQTTQDELAFDRITEIIIRRNPNGEVFNTICDSTHRRQEEVRNLCDQVEAIVVVGGKTSANTKRLAEIAEGLGRLVFLIESEEELDVASLREFDCVGVTAGASTPTWMINRVVRALEAIPGRSDNPLFHGLFRVVRLLMVSNFYVAFGGGLLASACGLLQGLEPRISHAFVAFCYLFAMHNINRLTDQQSKIFDDPVYLRFNHKYRKTMMSLATLFLFIGLGITFNDGWPSFALLLVMSVFGVLYRIHFIPRFLAARIKVSRLKEIPASKTFFVALAWAMVVVLLPAVGAGTALTAKTYALMLLILLLVFVRNALFDVFQVQGDRIVGKETLPVLIGAPKTIQVLNCMMGILLIALAVFPSLGLIVIPVGYFLFPGILYLAGFTYLYSQEYWSPGVKLEFALETTFVIMALSVWGGNALYPS; encoded by the coding sequence ATGAAGGTGGTGATTGCCAAAAAAGCTGGTTTTTGCATGGGGGTGCGGCGGGCTGTTGATTTGACTCTTGACCTGGTCAACAAGGGTGAGTCGAATATCTCCACCTTTGGGCCGTTGATCCATAACCCCCAAGTGTTAGGAGTCCTGCAGGATAAGGGCGTTGGAATTCTCAAGCATGTGCCGAAGGCTGGCGCCGGGACAGTGATCATCCGTGCCCATGGTGTGCCCCCGGAACAAAAAGAGCGTCTCAAGAAATCGGGACTTACGGTAAAGGATGCCACCTGTCCTCGTGTCCTCAAGGTTCAGGCCATCATCAACAAGCATCGTAAACAGGGTAAGACCACAGTGATTGTGGGCGATCGTAATCATGCTGAAGTCGATGGCTTGATGGGTTACGCCGGGTCTGACTGTCATGTCATCTCTAACGACCATGAGGCCGAATCCCTGGTGTTGACCCGTCCGTACATCATCGTCTGTCAGACCACTCAGGATGAACTGGCCTTTGATAGAATTACTGAGATTATTATCCGGAGAAACCCCAACGGCGAGGTGTTCAATACCATTTGTGACTCCACCCACCGTCGTCAGGAGGAGGTCCGTAACCTGTGTGATCAGGTCGAGGCGATTGTGGTGGTGGGCGGCAAGACCAGCGCCAACACCAAGCGACTGGCCGAGATCGCGGAAGGCTTAGGTCGCCTGGTGTTCCTTATCGAGTCAGAAGAGGAACTAGACGTGGCTTCCTTACGGGAGTTTGACTGCGTCGGGGTTACCGCCGGGGCCTCGACCCCGACGTGGATGATTAATCGGGTGGTGCGGGCCTTGGAGGCTATCCCCGGTCGCAGTGACAATCCCCTTTTTCATGGGCTGTTCCGGGTGGTTCGGTTGCTGATGGTTTCGAATTTCTATGTTGCTTTCGGAGGGGGACTTCTGGCCTCGGCCTGCGGTCTGCTGCAAGGGCTCGAACCTCGGATTTCGCACGCGTTTGTTGCCTTTTGTTATCTTTTTGCCATGCATAATATCAATCGCTTGACCGATCAGCAGTCCAAAATTTTTGATGATCCGGTGTATCTTCGTTTCAATCATAAATATCGGAAGACCATGATGTCCTTGGCCACTCTGTTTCTTTTTATAGGTTTGGGGATTACCTTTAACGATGGTTGGCCTTCCTTCGCCCTACTTTTGGTGATGAGCGTGTTTGGCGTGCTGTATCGTATCCATTTTATCCCTCGCTTTCTCGCCGCTCGGATTAAGGTTTCCCGGCTTAAGGAGATCCCTGCCTCCAAGACCTTTTTTGTCGCCCTGGCCTGGGCCATGGTGGTTGTTTTACTTCCCGCCGTAGGCGCAGGTACGGCGCTGACTGCCAAGACCTATGCTCTGATGCTTTTGATTCTGCTGTTGGTCTTTGTTCGCAACGCCCTTTTTGATGTTTTTCAGGTGCAGGGTGATCGGATTGTTGGAAAAGAGACGCTCCCTGTTTTGATAGGTGCTCCGAAAACTATCCAGGTGTTAAATTGTATGATGGGGATTCTCTTGATTGCTTTGGCAGTTTTCCCTTCTCTTGGTTTGATCGTTATTCCTGTGGGTTATTTTCTGTTCCCTGGGATTTTATATCTGGCCGGATTTACGTATTTGTATAGTCAGGAGTACTGGAGCCCTGGGGTGAAGCTTGAGTTTGCTTTGGAAACTACCTTTGTCATCATGGCCCTTTCTGTTTGGGGTGGCAACGCCCTGTATCCTTCATAG
- a CDS encoding J domain-containing protein: MLLTGGAPLLMKFVGFILASGLVALFLGAAAFWGLANRVKSRISDYERTQTASHNEFVFLLVNILIHVAKIDGKVTREELSTIENFFRLNLRYTDDKLLWVKELIKEAHGTPTDLNDLLSRFKAQFAYEPRLILLELIFQVIYSGSKVVDPEVEVARRIAVFLEITAHDMQTIHGRYTQRFRQQASDEERNYEILGVSRSASFEEIKKAYRTLSMQYHPDKVSHLGEEFKGVAEEKMKEINGAYQYFKDRQG, encoded by the coding sequence ATGCTCTTGACTGGTGGGGCGCCGCTCTTGATGAAGTTTGTCGGGTTTATTCTGGCCAGCGGCCTCGTTGCGCTTTTTCTGGGAGCTGCTGCGTTCTGGGGATTAGCTAATCGAGTAAAAAGCAGGATCAGCGATTATGAGCGGACCCAGACTGCAAGCCATAATGAGTTTGTTTTTCTCCTCGTTAATATCTTAATTCATGTTGCCAAAATCGATGGCAAAGTGACTAGGGAAGAGTTGAGCACTATCGAGAATTTTTTCCGGCTCAATCTTCGCTATACGGACGATAAACTTCTCTGGGTCAAGGAGTTGATCAAGGAGGCTCACGGCACGCCCACCGACCTGAATGATCTGCTCTCCCGGTTTAAAGCCCAGTTTGCCTATGAACCGCGGTTGATCCTGTTGGAGCTGATTTTTCAGGTTATCTATTCTGGGTCGAAGGTGGTCGATCCAGAGGTCGAAGTGGCGCGCAGGATTGCCGTATTCCTGGAGATTACCGCCCACGATATGCAGACCATTCACGGGCGTTACACCCAGCGGTTCCGCCAGCAGGCCTCTGACGAGGAAAGAAATTATGAGATCCTTGGAGTTTCCCGCAGCGCGAGTTTTGAAGAGATCAAGAAGGCCTACCGAACGCTTTCCATGCAGTATCATCCTGATAAGGTCAGTCATCTTGGTGAAGAGTTCAAGGGGGTGGCTGAGGAGAAGATGAAGGAGATCAACGGAGCGTATCAGTATTTTAAGGATCGACAGGGATAA
- a CDS encoding class I SAM-dependent RNA methyltransferase: protein MTSANRHRITIDKVVAGGHGLARLAGGMVVMVPFVLAGETVIVALGRQHKGYVTATLLEVVESSPFRVEPFCSHFMVCGGCNLQHADYLCQLKIKSDILNELAVRAGIILNGVATQPVLPSPDEFHYRQRIRLQIDDSGSVGFFKRGSHEVAEIDVCPLAASQLNQALVGIRRSVAFRTLCSHSAAMELLLNPLAGRVVVSFQLRRKPRPADHKAAATIASTMGLIQSVWLVGEGFAPSGPYGGDSPGEHGDGIAFALPDGRGGQGLVMRFETGGFCQVNLRQNERLLEQVLAWAQVRPEDEVLDLFCGMGNFSLPLARGSGRVVGSDLQRSSIRGAQANALANQVDNCLFLRADALTAAQQLRQAGERFDVALLDPPRQGCREIISLLPELCRDKIIYISCDPATLVRDLRQLQEVGFSLRHLRGVDMFPQTCHLEAIAMLVRE from the coding sequence TTGACCTCAGCTAATCGGCATCGCATAACGATTGACAAGGTCGTGGCCGGCGGTCATGGCCTTGCCCGGTTGGCAGGCGGTATGGTAGTGATGGTCCCTTTTGTGCTAGCGGGAGAGACCGTGATTGTGGCCCTTGGGCGACAGCACAAAGGGTATGTTACGGCAACACTGCTTGAGGTGGTCGAATCTTCCCCGTTCCGGGTCGAACCGTTTTGTTCACATTTTATGGTTTGTGGCGGGTGCAACCTTCAGCATGCTGATTACCTGTGCCAACTTAAGATCAAATCAGATATTCTTAATGAGCTTGCGGTTCGGGCGGGGATTATCCTCAATGGAGTAGCGACCCAGCCAGTACTTCCCAGTCCGGATGAGTTTCATTATCGTCAACGGATTCGGCTACAGATTGATGACAGTGGCAGTGTTGGATTCTTTAAGCGCGGTTCTCATGAGGTGGCGGAAATCGATGTCTGCCCGCTGGCAGCCAGTCAGTTGAATCAGGCATTGGTCGGCATTCGTCGATCAGTGGCCTTTCGAACTTTGTGTTCCCATTCTGCGGCGATGGAATTACTTCTCAATCCTTTAGCGGGAAGGGTAGTGGTGAGTTTTCAGTTGCGCCGTAAGCCTCGTCCAGCCGACCATAAAGCTGCTGCCACAATAGCCTCCACGATGGGCTTGATTCAGTCGGTGTGGCTGGTTGGGGAGGGCTTTGCTCCCAGCGGGCCCTATGGTGGTGATTCTCCTGGTGAGCATGGTGATGGCATTGCCTTCGCACTTCCCGATGGTCGAGGCGGGCAAGGGCTGGTCATGCGTTTTGAGACCGGGGGGTTTTGTCAGGTCAATCTTCGTCAGAACGAGCGTTTGCTCGAGCAGGTGCTGGCATGGGCGCAGGTGCGACCTGAGGATGAGGTGCTCGATCTTTTCTGCGGTATGGGTAATTTTTCACTGCCTCTTGCTCGTGGCAGTGGCCGGGTGGTCGGGTCAGATCTGCAGCGATCTTCCATTCGTGGCGCTCAGGCCAATGCTTTGGCGAATCAAGTGGATAATTGTCTTTTTCTTCGTGCCGATGCACTGACAGCGGCACAGCAATTGCGGCAGGCAGGAGAACGGTTTGATGTGGCGCTGCTTGATCCTCCTCGACAGGGGTGCCGTGAAATTATCTCTCTGCTTCCAGAACTCTGTCGAGATAAAATTATTTATATCTCCTGTGATCCTGCGACGTTGGTCCGTGACCTGCGGCAATTACAGGAGGTGGGCTTCTCTTTACGTCATCTGCGTGGAGTTGATATGTTTCCCCAGACGTGTCACTTAGAAGCGATCGCCATGCTGGTCAGGGAGTGA
- a CDS encoding DedA family protein: MELLNAFLQFFLHLDTSLQGVINQYGAVTYIILFAVIFAETGLVVTPFLPGDSLLFAAGALASSTILDPLPLFVVLGVAAILGDAVNYAVGHAIGKRALTGEIPMIKKEYLDKTHVFYQKYGNKTIVIARFVPIVRTFAPFVAGVGRMTYRHFATYNVIGAIVWVGSLISAGFFFGELPFVKKNFELVIVAIIIFSVLPGVYEWWKAHARAGEQKEAQ, from the coding sequence ATGGAATTACTTAATGCATTTCTACAGTTTTTTTTACATCTCGATACCTCGTTGCAGGGAGTCATCAATCAGTATGGCGCTGTGACCTATATTATTCTTTTTGCGGTGATCTTCGCTGAAACAGGGCTGGTGGTCACGCCCTTTCTGCCTGGGGACTCTTTGTTGTTTGCTGCGGGCGCCTTAGCTTCGAGTACCATCCTTGATCCCTTGCCGCTTTTTGTTGTGCTTGGAGTTGCGGCAATATTAGGAGATGCTGTCAATTATGCCGTGGGGCATGCCATTGGTAAACGGGCCTTGACCGGCGAGATTCCCATGATCAAGAAGGAGTACTTGGACAAGACTCACGTCTTTTATCAAAAATATGGCAATAAGACCATTGTCATCGCCCGATTTGTGCCAATTGTGCGGACTTTTGCTCCATTTGTTGCCGGGGTTGGCAGGATGACCTACCGCCACTTCGCTACCTACAATGTTATTGGCGCTATTGTTTGGGTTGGAAGTCTGATCAGCGCCGGCTTTTTCTTTGGAGAACTCCCTTTTGTTAAAAAGAACTTTGAACTTGTTATTGTCGCTATTATTATCTTTTCTGTCCTGCCAGGAGTATATGAGTGGTGGAAGGCCCATGCCAGGGCGGGAGAGCAGAAAGAGGCGCAGTAA